The stretch of DNA GTAATTAGCAGGTGTTGTAACGTTAACCACCTGCCAGTTGCACTCCTGAATTTGTTTACGAAGAGTTGTATCCATCTCAGGTATCACAAAAGGATTGTCATCACTCATCTGCAAAAATTTATAAAGATGTAGTCATCAATGCACCATCGAGTCccctttgttatttttatgtgaAAATGACATCCTAGGGAGCACAGCCTGATTTTGAATAAAGGATGATGAAGCTAAATCATGATGCAAAGAACAATGCATGCTATTTCATGGGGAATACCTGAAGATAACGCTCTAGTCGTGCACTTGAATGTTCTGGACCTTGTCCATCATAACCATGGGGAAGCAGCACTACGAGACCAGTTTGACGCAGCCACTTTGCCTCCCCACTACTTATAAACTGATCAAATATCACTTGAGCACCATTAGCAAAGTCACCAAACTGAGCTTCCCACATAACCAATGAATTTGGATTCTCCATCGAGTAACCCAATTCGAATCCAAGCACACCAAACTCAGAAAGAGAACTGCACTCAAAGACCACATGTTGCTCAGAAAAACAAAtccaaaattaacaaaaagatCAAAAGTAAAAATGCCACACAAAACTAAAATGCACAATCAAACAATTCTCCAGCAGGGACATAAATTTGCAGGAGAAGCAAAGATATCGCCACATAAAGAAGTGAACAGTAAGTGTGCAAGTGAAAGATCAACTTAAAATTCTGAACTTGTACACTTTGCATACAGTGAACCACATAGAAACCAAATTCCAGGTATAAGGTGCAGTCAAGTGGAAAAGTTCTCAATAAGCTAAGCCATAATGCAGAGCACAATTGATATTTAATTTGGAATAACTACATAAATAGATTCCAAATTAGCCTTAATACCAAATAGTTACACAAATAAAGgaatctttttcttcttttttattttactatttttcctTGAAAACGTAAAATATAGATGGCTGCTCTTCCTCTTAAAGGATTTCCAAGACAAatagtcaaatacatcaccaCATCTTGTACAGTCACTATCAGAGAACACGTATTATATGGACTGAAAAATTAGCTATTACACAAAGTCCAAAGCATTAAAAGGGTTACCTATTGCTGACAGTAAACATCTCCTCATTTTGGTTGATGATAACATGGTCCAGAGGGCAATACTGTTCCCCTGTTTCCTGGTCGTGAATCACAGAATGCCGATGACTGAATGTACCCCTTTCAACATCCTGACCACTCAACCTAACATGGTTACCTTCCACCAGCAAGGTCGCAAATGCAAGTGCTTCACCCATAGCCCAGTCAAGGCCCTCCCCTGTCTCAATCATCTGTGCACGTTGTTCATAAACCTTCTTCACCGCTCTATGAGGCTTAAAATTATCTGGAAGGGTTGTGATTGCTTTGCCAACATTCTTCAATATCTCGGGTTTAACCCTGCATAACATGCAAGTTTCATCAGCAAGTATACGTAAGAGATACCaaaatgaaagttgaaattgaCAAAGAAGCCAAAATACCCAGTGTTCCGAACACGTGAAATTTGTTCAGGTGACTTGAATCCCGTCCAGTAAGCAGAAAGCCAGTCCCGTCTTTTGGGAACATAATCTTTGCTGGCCAAGAATTCTTCATTAAGAATTGTACTGACCTTCTGACTTATATTACCAATGTCGTCATCTGTCACCTGCCCAGACTCCAACAACTTGTTTCGGTATATCTGAAGTGCTGAGGGGTGATTCCGAATGATCTgttgaagggaaaaaaaaaaaagaaggaagaatTTACATATGAAGTTCAAGTAATTTCTCAGGAACATATTATAAAAAGGGGGGGAGGGGTAGGACCAACTAAGACATGCCTAACGGGGAAATAAATAGCCAAAAAGGTAAATAGGCTACAGACCTTATACATCTTTGGCTGTGTAAATGATGGTTCGTCAATCTCATTATGCCCAAATCTACGGTAGCAGACCAAATCAACCACCACATCTGAATGGAAGGTTTGGCGCCACTCAGCTGCAAGTTCACATGCATGGACAACTGCCTCAACATCATCTCCATTTACGTGGAAAATGGGAGCATCCAAAGCTTTGGCAACATCAGTACAATACTGGGAAGATCTTCCTGCCCTTGGATCAGTTGTAAATGCCACTTGGTTGTTGACTACAATATGTATAGTTCCACCAGTAGTGTAGTTTGGAAGTGCACTAAGATGAAGAGTTTCATAGACAACACCCTGTCCAGCAAAGCTTCCATCTCCATGAATCAAAATAGCCATGTTCTTGGTCCTATCCTCATCATTGGAGTAATACTGCTTTGCTCTAGTTTTTCCGACAACAACTGGGTCCACAGCCTCCAAGTGACTGGGGTTGGCAACTAAAGATAAATGAATTCTCTTTCCACCTCTTGTTGGTCGATCATAGGAAGTTCCCAAGTGATATTTGACATCACCAGTTCCTGTGTAAAGCCCAACTTCATCCACAGGCCTTGTACCACCACTGAACTCACTAAATATTTGACGAAGTGGCTTTCGGACAACATTACCTAGCACATTCAATCTTCCTCTATGAGGCATTCCAATAACTATGCTTTCGACCCCTAGATCAGCAGCCCTATCAAACATCTCTTTCATTCCAGGAATTAAAGTTTCACCCCCTTCTAGCCCAAACCTCTTGGCTGTTGTCCACTTGGTAGCCAAGAAATTTTCAAACTGTGTACTCCATATAAGCCTATCAAGAATGACTTCGCGCCGCTGGCGATTGTACTGCATTGGTGTTGGAGTTTCAATCTTGTCTCTCAACCAGTTGCACTTGTCGCGGTCAGCAATGTGCATGTACTCGAACCCAATGCTTCCACAGTAAGCCTGTTCAAGCCGAGTCAAAATCGACCTAAGTGTCTGCACGGGTCGGTTTTCTGATAAAAATCCAGCCATCCTCCACACACCTAAAAGAATTCTCTATCAAGATCAGCTTCAGTAAAACCATAAAGAGCTGGATCCAAATCATCAGGAATTTCCCTTTCCTCTAAACCCAACGGATCCAACTTCGCTTTCATGTGACCATTAACCTGGTAAGCCCGCACAAGCAATAACAATCGCATACTCTCCTGAATGGTCTGGCCTGATATCCCTGGAGATGTGGCAGCCTGACCAACAAAGTTCCTGAAGAAATTGTCCCACGACTCATCAACACTATCTGGGTCAGCTTCCCAGGCCCTTTGAAGCTCCTCTAAGTATACACTACTGGTTCCATCTAAGAAACTATCAGTTAGCTTAGAAAGTGGAACAGGGCGAGGAACGGGAGCAGTCTGTGCCTTTGATTTAAAGACGGTGGTGTGAAAATATCGACTCTGTGAAGGAACAATGCGTGATCTTGCAGCATATGATCCACCCAGAGACAAAGTCCTCCTGATAGCAAGCTTTGCCACACTTGACCCAGCTCTAAGCCACCCCATATCtatcaatcaaaattatttaTGAGCCAACAATTCTCAAAGATTGTATCATACCTCCACACTCAGAACTCTATCAACACTCGCTACACTCTTACTTCACGAATTAGAAAcctatttaacatatatatatatattttaaaaggttGTATATATGAAAAGTCAACAACATTAATAGCTCAAATACAAGAAAATGCATAAAAGTGTTGAATTTATAATCTAATTTCAGTAATATTCTTAATCTAGTATCCATAAAAGTGAGCTCTGGTAGTTCAAGTTCACCAAAACACATAAAAACTTTGAATTTATGCTCAAATTAAAATTAGCCTAGAACAAGgttataaaaaatttctaaacaataTAATTGATCAAAAGCTAATAACTGAATAAAGAAAACAATTAAATTCAACCGTCTTAACATTAGCAATTAAAGTAACCAATGTACAATTTTCTCAATAAAAATCAGAACTTCTTAAGCTTACAACAACAGAAATTAAGTCCAAAAGAATAAATTCTCCTCACTTCCTTAAAACAGATCAAATCGATATTTCTGAGGTacaaaatttaaagatttaaaaaaaaaaaagagccagGTTAGTTGACCGCATATTCATCCACACAGAAAccaacaaaaattattaaaagaaatcaaaatcaaagtcagCAACAGATGCAAGCAGGCggaaattcttaaaaaataataattatcataACAGAAAGGAAACAGATTTACCATAGAAACTGAAGAGATAATCTGCTCTTAGAGAAATCagatgaaaattgaaaaaagaaatgaaaactgAAGTTAAAGGACAGTTTGGGaaggaggaaaaataaaaagatacctGGAAAATAGGAGAGAAAATTAAAAACCCTATAAGAGAAATTAACGTTGGCTGTGTTGGCTTAAGACTTTTCAAAGTTAGGACCAAAATCTTGTCTTCAACTCTCTTCCATTTTATTCTTCGCTTTTTCTCCTAATTTCATCCCTAGAAATAATGGAatacctaaatttttaaaaattttgaatataaaaaatattcggAAATAGATTTATTACTAACATATAGCGAATTTAttactaactaaaaattctatcacATTAACATTGTGACGCGGTATTACTCATTTTATTCTTTAACTAGAGATTCATGACCAATAAAAATATGTTGACCTTGTGGAAAGcacttaatattaaaataaaaaatttgaatttttggttGAATGATAAATATAAAGTTTTATTAATCTAATTTGTGTGAGTTTAAATCTCATTATATacgtatttttatttatttttgttaaaataaaaatactaaaatattttcgaataatatgatttattttaattatgaaatgacATCTTTGTAAGTTTTCCAATTTAATTGGTGTCCTTTTAACTCGTAACATcagtttaatttaaaattttattaatagtgtagatatattttatttattacttaataCTTACTTGGAATgaaaaataatgaaaagtcattttCATAGGACttacttattatattttattgggAGCGTAACTTGGGttggtatttttttattatatacgaaaataataataataataataataaagcaagtaatttttttaaaatattggcCACGAGAATAAAAATGTATATCACTTAAGTTATaatgaaactaaaaaaattatatttgacaAAATTTATAAACTTCCGGAttatatttaagaaataattatttttttccaaccaattttatattttagggaaTAATTACGAAGATATGAACCTCTTAACGAGACAAACACTACTATAATAATAGGTTTaaggaaatatagaaaaaaatattaaattgttttatcgttaattaaaaaataaaacaattgttaaatatttaaaatattagaattgatataaacttattaaaattataaatatttataaatattataaaatataaaaattgtaataaattatcaaatttatcaaaattataaaattaataaaactgattttatttaaaattaaaaaacatattagaattcttaaaaatgaaaaatatatagtaaaaatttaaatttgatataaacttgtaaaaattataaaataaaataaaaacataaaaacttgaACTAGATCGATTAACCTAAAATCAACAAGGGTACCAGTCCGGGGAAAGCCATTAGACCGATTGACTTGGGAATTGGGCAGTTGAgccgattttttattttttaatattttttatcaaatcaaaatttcattataCAACTATTAGTATATGTTAGAATGAAATATTTTGGCCAAAGTATTCAGAACCAGACCGATGGTCAAATCGATCAAGCCATCAATTTGTCTATTCGATTGATCCATccaaatcaatttaataaaaaaatcagttCAACCGCCTGGTTCATAGGACAATTGATCTAATCACTTTCCCCAGACTGATACCCTTATTGATTTCATTCTGATCTTTCCTACCGACCAGTTTGATCCAGTTCaagttttatggttttttataatttttacaatttatatcaattttaaaacttttaatattttttatattttttataatatttattatttttatagaattttaataggtttttataaaaattaaaatatttaaaatatattttattacttttataatttttttatattttttatcatttttataatttttttataatttttataagtttatatccattttcataatttttatatttttgataaatttttttctgatttttaatcatttttataggaaaatattagattaaaccgAAAGTTACCACATGTCACCATCTGATTGgttcattaatttattttaattgtcaACGTGGTTAATGATGGAAGCCGTTAATGGAGGTAGGGGTGTTCATAGTTTGGTTAAAACTGAATTAACCGACTAAACCGATCTAATTCAGTTAATCGATCAGCGGTCGAATTTAGTTCcagttaatgattttttaaaatttcaactatcGGTTATTTCGGTTCGAAATCgggtaattaattgaattaactgaaataaataatatatattatatataacattTTTTATTAGCAATCTATTTTTTGAACtattgttttttatattaatcgaaataaatattatatattatatataatatatttttaactattaaaaaatgaacattagcaatattttttttatatattttatatttattttgaccAAAAggcaaaaacatataaatttcggttaatcgactaaattaattgaaatattttggtttggttaatgtatttgaaaaaaatttggttcggttaacggttaaagattTTTACATTTCAGGTAATTCGATTAATAGTAATTCGGTTCTGTTAATAACCGAACCGACCGTTTGAACACACCTaaataggggtgagcaaaactcgattcgactcgaaaaaatcgaaaaaaaattcgaatttcgagttaatcgagttattcgaattaactcaaatttttttttcgaatttagagttcgaatcgagttgagttttcaaattcgaataactcgaataattcgaataattcgaatatcaaactataaaattttacatttttaccccaaactcccaaacatttttacttttccctcaaaacttttactccttcccactttccccccaaaacttttactcccctcccctcccaaccccccaatctacccaaaatccatttcccaccaaaattttattctcccatttattttttctcaaaattttactcccaaaaaccctcaaaaccttttattttctcccaaaatttttactccctcccacttttcccctaaaacttttattctcttcccatcccatctcccatctaccccaaaccctccccctccaattttttttaatattttccctccaaaattttactccccctatttactttccctcaaacttttattctccaaaactttttattttccccctaaacttttacttctcaccctttaccatcaaataaaaaatcaaaattatccaaaaaaattcactaaacataaatagtaataattttatttatatctactatttatattattaaattaaattttacattttatattatttatattatttatattattgaattgtttagtcatattgaatatttatattaaaattgaattattaattatgccataaaatattcgtgttaaaattttatattggtatcaatttcacattttatttttaaaataaattttattaaaaaaatcatatttttacatttaatatattttttaattccaaaatacatagtgacaagaatctgaagataattgaaacaactaagcaagcaaagaagctaactaatatatacaaaattaataaataaattatgaggtgatgaaagttaataaaaaaaattgattaaagtgcacaaattttattacgatgggtgatagtggttacaaggacccaaaatcatttttttaaaatttaactcgaacaaatatattcgattcgattcgattcgaattccatctcactcaacTTTGTTGCAGGcccatttgcccgggcccaagaaagaaataaaaggccCAGCACCCTGGCCCAACAGCCAAGCCCACATcagactagggtttcagaaactgaAACCCTAGTATCCCACTTGCCGCTGCTCTCTGTCAGCCGCACGTCCCATCGCCATCTCTCCTCCACCTGCTCCCATCACCTCCTTGAACACCTGCAAACATGACGGAAGCAGCAACAGAAACAGAAACGCAGCAAACAGTAACAAAACAACAATAGGACTTTGTATAATCGGCTATAAAGAGCCATTCATTTTCAATGTAAAAGGGGGGAGATTTCGGATTCTATCTCATTCGGCTAAAAACAGAAGCCGAAAGCAATTGTAAAAAAGGGATCCCCATTCTTGTACACACGCATATTTCAGAAATAAAAgagcaaaaacaaaagaaaaaggttacgtttttttcaatttctgatttctt from Gossypium hirsutum isolate 1008001.06 chromosome D04, Gossypium_hirsutum_v2.1, whole genome shotgun sequence encodes:
- the LOC107926029 gene encoding LOW QUALITY PROTEIN: 2-oxoglutarate dehydrogenase, mitochondrial (The sequence of the model RefSeq protein was modified relative to this genomic sequence to represent the inferred CDS: inserted 1 base in 1 codon) produces the protein MGWLRAGSSVAKLAIRRTLSLGGSYAARSRIVPSQSRYFHTTVFKSKAQTAPVPRPVPLSKLTDSFLDGTSSVYLEELQRAWEADPDSVDESWDNFFRNFVGQAATSPGISGQTIQESMRLLLLVRAYQVNGHMKAKLDPLGLEEREIPDDLDPALYGFTEADLDREFFXGVWRMAGFLSENRPVQTLRSILTRLEQAYCGSIGFEYMHIADRDKCNWLRDKIETPTPMQYNRQRREVILDRLIWSTQFENFLATKWTTAKRFGLEGGETLIPGMKEMFDRAADLGVESIVIGMPHRGRLNVLGNVVRKPLRQIFSEFSGGTRPVDEVGLYTGTGDVKYHLGTSYDRPTRGGKRIHLSLVANPSHLEAVDPVVVGKTRAKQYYSNDEDRTKNMAILIHGDGSFAGQGVVYETLHLSALPNYTTGGTIHIVVNNQVAFTTDPRAGRSSQYCTDVAKALDAPIFHVNGDDVEAVVHACELAAEWRQTFHSDVVVDLVCYRRFGHNEIDEPSFTQPKMYKIIRNHPSALQIYRNKLLESGQVTDDDIGNISQKVSTILNEEFLASKDYVPKRRDWLSAYWTGFKSPEQISRVRNTGVKPEILKNVGKAITTLPDNFKPHRAVKKVYEQRAQMIETGEGLDWAMGEALAFATLLVEGNHVRLSGQDVERGTFSHRHSVIHDQETGEQYCPLDHVIINQNEEMFTVSNSSLSEFGVLGFELGYSMENPNSLVMWEAQFGDFANGAQVIFDQFISSGEAKWLRQTGLVVLLPHGYDGQGPEHSSARLERYLQMSDDNPFVIPEMDTTLRKQIQECNWQVVNVTTPANYFHVLRRQIHREFRKPLIVMSPKNLLRHKDCKSNLSEFDDVQGHPGFDKQGTRFKRLIKDQNMHSDLEEGIRRLVLCSGKVYYELDDERKKNNATDIAICRVEQLCPFPYDLIQRELKRYPNAEIVWCQEEPMNMGAYNYIAPRLATAMTALGRGTFDDVRYVGRAPSASTATGFYSMHVKEQAELVQKAIQPEPIKTNTTI